In one Trichlorobacter lovleyi SZ genomic region, the following are encoded:
- a CDS encoding lytic transglycosylase domain-containing protein, protein MCRLPGICLLMISLVSLPIQAKAFCFEEAGSQYGISPQLLWSIAKTESNFNPRAINRNSNGTYDYGLMQINSSWAKRLGKTWNELGEPCTNVKVGAWVLAQCIQDYGYTWRAVGCYNSRTPSKGDRYAGKVYRILAEHTKPQATTLIAAISTPRIDSPWDEVFGNAVR, encoded by the coding sequence ATGTGTCGATTACCAGGCATCTGCCTGCTCATGATCAGCCTTGTCAGTTTGCCGATTCAGGCCAAAGCTTTCTGCTTCGAGGAGGCCGGGAGTCAATACGGCATATCGCCACAGCTGCTCTGGAGCATTGCCAAGACGGAGAGCAACTTCAACCCCCGTGCGATCAATCGGAACAGTAACGGAACCTACGATTACGGTCTGATGCAGATCAATTCAAGTTGGGCCAAGAGACTTGGCAAAACATGGAATGAACTGGGAGAGCCATGCACGAATGTAAAGGTGGGAGCCTGGGTGCTGGCCCAATGTATCCAGGATTATGGCTACACTTGGCGGGCTGTCGGTTGTTACAACTCGCGCACCCCGTCGAAGGGGGACCGATACGCCGGGAAAGTGTATCGCATCCTCGCTGAGCATACAAAGCCACAGGCGACGACGCTTATCGCAGCTATCAGCACACCTAGAATCGATTCACCATGGGATGAGGTGTTCGGCAATGCTGTCCGCTGA
- a CDS encoding type IV secretory system conjugative DNA transfer family protein: MERPTRIVPISIPDEYRKRHMFVFGTTGVGKTRLCENLIEQDIMKGNSVVYFDPKGDQQIFTKIFEVARRAERLKDLMLVTPIFPEYSAVIDPMAYYFMPDELVGHIVSGIQGGREPFYRNIAKEITTAIISANIIIADWEKRLPKQNMDTIRQSIRRSSLSSTMGLLQEIKTPEALLNAGMIQDILESPQEYYSKVSSTLRTCLMELSSGNIGKIIGQADSNRFISRLERKKGVIMVVHTGTMITREAATTLGKVLLSMIQSFIGRVYLSDKQKVFPPLSIYIDEAQSLFYQGIEDLFAKAGSADVMVHAFAQSVNQIYAAIGEEYGKSILDNTNTKIFMRCSDAETSEYVVRHFGVRNVLTGIFGSNQVTTREVEQDILKVQDILGLQPREFYMLTYSGRYKGVTRDARDPQLKIVFPSAPSSITMSRGAA, from the coding sequence ATGGAACGACCGACCCGGATCGTTCCGATTTCGATCCCTGATGAATACCGAAAACGGCACATGTTCGTATTTGGCACTACCGGGGTCGGCAAAACGCGACTCTGCGAGAACCTAATTGAGCAGGACATCATGAAAGGCAACAGCGTGGTCTACTTCGACCCCAAAGGTGACCAGCAGATCTTCACCAAGATTTTCGAGGTTGCCCGTAGGGCGGAGAGACTCAAGGATTTGATGCTGGTAACGCCGATTTTCCCGGAATACTCAGCGGTCATCGATCCTATGGCCTATTACTTCATGCCGGACGAACTCGTCGGCCATATCGTCTCAGGCATCCAGGGCGGACGTGAACCATTCTACCGCAACATTGCAAAGGAAATCACTACTGCCATCATCTCAGCCAACATCATCATCGCCGATTGGGAAAAACGTCTTCCCAAGCAAAATATGGATACTATCAGACAAAGCATTCGCCGCTCATCATTGAGCAGCACAATGGGGCTACTGCAAGAAATCAAGACACCCGAGGCGCTGCTAAACGCCGGCATGATCCAGGACATCCTTGAATCTCCCCAGGAGTATTATTCGAAGGTGTCTTCAACATTACGTACCTGCTTGATGGAGCTTTCCTCCGGGAACATCGGCAAGATTATCGGTCAGGCCGACAGCAACCGCTTCATCAGCCGACTTGAACGAAAGAAAGGGGTCATCATGGTCGTGCACACCGGCACCATGATTACCAGGGAGGCAGCCACAACACTTGGCAAAGTCCTCTTGTCGATGATCCAGTCTTTCATCGGCAGGGTCTATCTCTCTGACAAACAGAAAGTATTCCCACCACTGTCCATCTACATAGATGAGGCCCAGAGCCTGTTCTACCAAGGTATTGAGGACCTTTTCGCCAAGGCTGGATCAGCAGACGTAATGGTGCACGCCTTCGCCCAGTCCGTGAACCAAATATATGCCGCCATTGGTGAGGAATACGGCAAATCGATCCTCGACAACACCAACACCAAGATCTTCATGCGCTGTTCTGATGCTGAAACATCCGAGTACGTCGTACGGCATTTCGGCGTGCGCAACGTGCTGACCGGCATTTTCGGGTCCAACCAGGTCACTACCCGTGAAGTGGAACAGGACATTTTGAAAGTGCAGGATATTCTGGGGCTGCAACCAAGGGAATTCTACATGCTGACCTACTCCGGTAGGTACAAGGGTGTGACTCGTGATGCCAGAGACCCGCAGTTGAAGATAGTCTTCCCGTCGGCGCCATCTTCCATAACCATGAGCAGAGGGGCCGCATGA
- a CDS encoding HD domain-containing protein — MIILLYFCGVIGFLMVTYNLWRILTRRPAEVEQEPWVPLSISELEPDDDLPCTDLATVSSVWTGRVVHFTDLSRLWREPTPKQEEEAAFPRPTFRHSEIEEFYRDIVEPEPLINGKRKTVIVYLLKILDAEGTCPSVVGIKKYAAVGKQISDPDSAYGAAALAQLATIPLYRHSLGVARKFVEKNSERIMLPTILIVSLAHDIGKIPSFHSQYYSTADHPQIALIILASIPEYVALSNRDELDSIIRNHHQITPNNPLTACLKRCDQESRNDEMGSFLGQMAQVRASEESSLPIAESLPQPDVPVTKEKISQEWDHPLGSPESGKYVPQKIKLPAWFNADTILGGIHGLINQVEKTSSGVKWLAVSLPNGLVYVKPEALWQVIHQVSDGDPMILVADADEETKRNLLHTVVWELSASRDAIATELMTNAYYTTNASIVTNNDKSFNKLLIPFRVDAFGVLTSELESTKPPVLRKIVKDIRPKHAEDKE; from the coding sequence ATGATAATCCTGCTCTACTTCTGTGGCGTTATCGGTTTCCTGATGGTCACTTACAACCTGTGGCGAATTTTAACCAGGCGTCCGGCTGAAGTAGAGCAAGAACCGTGGGTTCCACTGTCAATTTCGGAACTGGAACCGGATGATGACCTGCCATGCACTGATCTCGCCACGGTATCTTCAGTATGGACAGGCCGTGTTGTTCACTTCACTGATCTGTCTCGGCTCTGGCGTGAACCCACTCCTAAACAGGAAGAGGAAGCCGCATTTCCAAGACCGACATTCCGGCATTCGGAGATTGAAGAGTTCTACAGGGACATTGTGGAACCGGAACCGCTTATCAATGGGAAGCGTAAGACTGTGATCGTCTATCTGCTTAAGATCCTCGACGCGGAAGGTACATGCCCCTCGGTTGTCGGAATCAAGAAATATGCAGCTGTCGGCAAGCAGATATCTGATCCGGATTCGGCGTACGGAGCAGCAGCTCTTGCCCAACTGGCTACCATACCGCTCTATCGGCATTCCCTGGGGGTTGCCCGCAAGTTCGTAGAAAAGAACTCTGAAAGAATCATGCTGCCTACGATCCTCATCGTGTCACTGGCGCATGACATCGGGAAAATTCCCTCTTTCCACAGCCAGTATTATTCGACTGCAGATCATCCGCAAATAGCGCTCATCATACTTGCGAGCATTCCGGAATACGTTGCGTTGTCGAACAGGGATGAACTCGACAGCATCATCCGCAACCATCACCAGATAACGCCGAACAATCCTCTCACGGCCTGTTTGAAACGGTGTGACCAGGAGTCTCGTAATGATGAGATGGGGTCTTTTCTTGGGCAAATGGCGCAGGTGAGGGCTTCCGAAGAAAGTTCGCTGCCAATAGCTGAGTCACTGCCACAACCTGATGTACCTGTCACTAAAGAAAAAATTTCGCAGGAATGGGATCACCCGCTCGGATCTCCAGAATCGGGAAAGTACGTTCCCCAGAAGATAAAGCTTCCTGCATGGTTCAATGCCGATACGATCCTTGGTGGCATCCACGGATTGATCAACCAGGTGGAGAAAACTTCGTCCGGAGTCAAGTGGCTGGCTGTTTCACTGCCGAACGGGTTGGTCTATGTGAAGCCAGAAGCACTTTGGCAGGTGATCCATCAAGTTAGCGATGGCGATCCCATGATCTTGGTGGCTGATGCTGATGAAGAAACCAAACGTAATCTTCTCCATACTGTCGTCTGGGAACTGAGTGCCTCCAGAGATGCCATTGCCACGGAACTCATGACCAATGCTTACTACACAACGAATGCATCCATCGTGACGAATAACGATAAGTCATTCAACAAACTCCTGATCCCGTTCCGGGTCGATGCCTTTGGTGTGCTCACCTCTGAACTGGAAAGCACCAAACCTCCGGTCTTGAGAAAAATAGTCAAGGACATCAGGCCGAAGCATGCGGAGGACAAAGAATGA
- a CDS encoding conjugal transfer protein TraF, protein MRRLILASILQLSVTTASAGYYADSAKGWWWYQKEPEKQAEKQEKKKKPPKSTPSLKDYSYEQVWEMHPDQFQEFAEVLKKKAVQKPSEENVKEYFEVQEIARKKALAFSNVAQFVWQKYPELTTKKDYPITTPGNLARISQINEERQRILRDNRDDFALIYFQRPDCSYCDEQSRILDWFTNETGWTVKKVNISENPGLAAKFSVEITPTLILIQKGNQDYLPVSAGVISADEIEDKAYRAVRLLKGDISPEEYSLYEFQKGGSFDVKKRRLQEERP, encoded by the coding sequence ATGAGGAGACTGATACTGGCCTCTATTCTCCAACTCTCCGTGACCACCGCTTCTGCCGGCTATTATGCCGACTCGGCCAAGGGCTGGTGGTGGTACCAGAAAGAACCTGAGAAGCAGGCCGAAAAGCAGGAAAAGAAGAAGAAACCGCCCAAGAGCACGCCATCGCTCAAGGATTATTCTTATGAGCAGGTTTGGGAGATGCATCCCGACCAGTTCCAGGAGTTTGCCGAAGTATTGAAAAAGAAGGCTGTCCAGAAGCCGAGTGAAGAGAATGTGAAGGAGTACTTCGAGGTCCAGGAGATTGCCCGCAAGAAGGCGCTGGCTTTTTCCAACGTGGCTCAGTTTGTCTGGCAGAAGTACCCGGAGCTGACCACCAAGAAGGACTATCCGATCACGACTCCCGGCAACCTGGCGAGGATCTCCCAGATCAATGAGGAGCGGCAGCGCATTCTGCGGGACAACCGGGATGACTTTGCCCTGATTTATTTCCAGAGACCTGACTGCAGCTACTGCGATGAGCAATCCCGCATCCTTGACTGGTTCACCAACGAGACCGGCTGGACCGTGAAGAAGGTCAACATCAGTGAGAACCCGGGACTCGCCGCCAAATTCAGCGTGGAGATCACGCCGACCCTGATCCTGATCCAGAAAGGGAACCAGGATTATCTACCGGTCTCGGCAGGCGTCATTTCCGCCGACGAGATCGAAGACAAGGCATACCGGGCCGTGCGCCTCCTCAAGGGTGACATCTCCCCGGAGGAATATTCGCTCTACGAATTCCAGAAGGGAGGCAGTTTCGACGTGAAGAAACGCCGTCTTCAGGAGGAGCGGCCATGA
- a CDS encoding conjugal transfer protein TraH: protein MSLPVPLQQKRGVSVKRTVITRTAAACLAATIALNPVLSWSGWVDDWVQQKSSTSPSYYEGSKRGYYTGGSFSARWANTDDHLFTASLPKLKSGCGGIDMFLGGFSFLNVDYLVQKLQNILSAAPAAAFDIALKTLAPQVADTIKSLEAITDRLNSLQMNDCKAAKALVATAASPFSSVMSDSLKAEMKTAQTDFMVSSGAKDLYQDVSKLFESEQKTNAGNKPGVPGTTQTSATSATAGCPTEVLQVFGDGSVLENLAGKKGMSSEYVKLVRGFIGDVIIQNPATTGTTYQAQYIPPCDKNNSFDSFISGSAQGRDTAGACADITDANKNLMVYVAGKMQSIATKIKSKTALTADEEAFLKSTPLSVGLILKNATATNTEGEVIGKLAELTARAYGYYMLLDLFGRAVQLQEMARNIMSTQKGNKAGASPETCQLALLGEGMQHIQTLEEKTLQLLSVAQQSYANAASEINAVEMIVQNMKKFDDTVFSELSDRFGKGIAMRATGRI, encoded by the coding sequence ATGAGTCTGCCGGTACCACTGCAACAGAAAAGAGGTGTCAGTGTGAAACGAACTGTTATTACCAGAACCGCCGCTGCCTGCCTGGCGGCAACAATTGCCTTGAACCCTGTTCTTTCCTGGTCCGGCTGGGTCGATGACTGGGTGCAGCAAAAAAGCTCCACTTCTCCCAGCTATTATGAAGGATCAAAGCGTGGCTACTACACTGGCGGCAGTTTCTCTGCCAGATGGGCGAACACCGATGACCATCTGTTTACTGCCTCGCTGCCCAAACTGAAGTCCGGCTGCGGTGGGATCGACATGTTTCTCGGCGGCTTCTCGTTTCTGAATGTGGATTACCTGGTGCAGAAGCTCCAGAACATCCTGTCGGCAGCTCCGGCCGCAGCCTTTGATATTGCCCTGAAAACCCTGGCACCCCAGGTTGCCGATACCATCAAGAGTCTTGAAGCAATCACCGACCGGTTGAACTCGCTACAGATGAATGACTGCAAGGCGGCCAAGGCTCTAGTGGCTACTGCTGCCAGTCCGTTTTCATCAGTCATGTCCGACAGCCTGAAGGCAGAGATGAAAACAGCCCAGACCGACTTCATGGTATCAAGCGGCGCCAAGGATCTTTATCAGGATGTCAGCAAGCTGTTCGAGAGCGAACAGAAGACCAATGCTGGTAACAAGCCTGGCGTTCCCGGAACGACCCAGACCTCAGCCACCAGTGCTACCGCCGGTTGCCCGACCGAAGTCCTGCAGGTATTCGGGGACGGGTCGGTCCTGGAAAACCTGGCCGGCAAGAAAGGAATGAGCAGCGAGTACGTCAAACTGGTGCGCGGCTTCATCGGCGATGTGATCATCCAGAACCCGGCGACGACCGGTACCACCTACCAGGCCCAATACATTCCTCCGTGCGACAAGAACAACAGCTTCGATTCCTTTATCAGCGGTTCCGCCCAGGGACGGGATACCGCCGGGGCCTGTGCCGATATTACCGATGCCAACAAGAACCTGATGGTCTATGTGGCCGGCAAGATGCAGTCCATCGCTACCAAGATCAAATCGAAGACCGCCCTTACCGCCGACGAGGAGGCGTTCCTCAAGAGTACGCCGCTGTCGGTCGGGCTGATCCTCAAGAATGCCACTGCCACCAATACCGAGGGTGAGGTCATCGGCAAACTGGCAGAACTGACCGCCCGGGCCTACGGCTACTACATGCTGCTCGACCTGTTTGGGCGTGCAGTCCAGTTGCAGGAGATGGCCCGCAACATCATGTCTACCCAGAAGGGTAATAAAGCCGGGGCTTCGCCGGAGACCTGCCAGTTGGCGCTCCTCGGCGAAGGTATGCAGCATATCCAGACGCTTGAGGAAAAGACGCTGCAACTTCTGAGCGTTGCCCAGCAGAGTTACGCCAATGCAGCTTCTGAGATCAATGCGGTGGAAATGATCGTCCAGAATATGAAGAAATTCGACGACACAGTGTTTTCGGAATTATCAGACCGGTTCGGCAAAGGAATCGCCATGAGGGCTACCGGCAGAATCTAA
- a CDS encoding single-stranded DNA-binding protein yields MASLNRVELIGNLGRDPEIRYTPGGTAVASFSLATSEKVKTKSGEWEVRTEWHNIVLYARLAEVAGEYLSKGKSVYLDGKLKTRKWQDRDGKDRYTTEIIGDKLLMLGSKNGSIPDGSDDQPSNSQAHEDIPHDDTDPF; encoded by the coding sequence ATGGCAAGTTTGAACCGCGTAGAACTCATCGGCAACCTGGGTCGTGATCCTGAAATCAGGTACACACCAGGAGGCACCGCTGTCGCAAGTTTTTCACTCGCGACCAGTGAAAAGGTAAAAACCAAAAGTGGCGAATGGGAGGTCCGGACCGAGTGGCACAACATCGTCCTATACGCACGTCTCGCAGAAGTAGCTGGCGAGTATCTGTCGAAAGGAAAAAGTGTTTATCTCGACGGCAAACTCAAGACCCGCAAATGGCAAGATCGGGACGGTAAAGATCGCTACACAACCGAAATCATCGGCGACAAGCTTCTTATGCTGGGTAGTAAAAATGGCAGCATTCCTGACGGGAGTGACGATCAGCCATCAAATAGCCAGGCACATGAGGACATTCCGCACGATGACACCGATCCGTTCTAA